A genomic region of bacterium contains the following coding sequences:
- a CDS encoding C25 family cysteine peptidase yields the protein MKRRAFTRKRKWNVRVIFGLLLAGLQTALTAADLPYRCTVVESSDRALVCDIIFDSVQVTQSLSKGEWITEVALPGASFTDDYDLPRLPVTSLVLGAPASGRVQLTRISEESTTRSVGSLRLADKPLYTPVDSEGREQGRLSLADREEWYPAQTAELGLDGFFRSQRLVQVYLHPVRYASRTQTLTILRRLRLRLDFVTESGTYSLARTAATPVEPVECEEFLRSMLVNYESSKQWRSAGSAPAVLAKTSGAAEPRLRIAIREDGVYAITGKELADAGVSLAAIRPTGLNLTHRGKNVAMLVEGGSDGRFDAQDRIIFIGRHNSAETFYYSQYSDNAVYWLSWGEGAGARFAETPAAPPQNAADTLNSGQFRIHLERDLLYERTLDNSDATLDHWYWASASSDYDFTVPLPIDHMVPGGPLEMTVNMLGLTHIYQANPDHHVRLYLNDQQVDEAYWDNQTAVTRTQTIANPKILAANNTLRFKLPLDLKNVSIDKILVNSIDLRFAGRLVAKKDSLRVLLPASGISMVRLDGFSSERIYAFTEEGQILTGYQMKRQGGSWSCYLGYQAEAPRNLYVVGGNRLASVASITLDNPSDLHDPTNGADYIIITHADFNAQAQRLAQYRAAEGFRTAVVDVQDIYDEFNDGIYDPNALRDFISYAYYNWTRPAPLYVLLFGTTTHFMDKQAGERQGLKSFIPTLMVYTNSWGMTSSDNALVSVSGNDILPDLYIGRFPVSDSEGANTVVQKTLDYEQQPVIDEWRRSIGMVYAEGDGGRFIRDANELIAKYTPLRVVTNRLTTLQGSVYYGNTETLAGLINKGQSLVNFIGHGGGGVYFDNELFKIEDVKRLNNKNRYPVVFSMTCFVGHFDNPEMPSLGMQLVLAKDRGAVAHFGSAAKASADGDYYLDIALFNAIFAENARRMGEIITLGKLLLIQKTNGYWDNVRHFVLLGDPGLRYHISEEAVTIEPAKSAWLDGETIHLSGRASAISQGTAVVTLANEADSVVARKEVPLRNGEWQCDLMTLDTATLSLFGTGKATARVFVSDSQHDAAAAVTLSVAGHALVGIQTDPVSPVHQEPFYFTVTVDETALANRGGVAGVSLNLSTNSVEWQSVALERQTGGFWRTPSGRKQNEGSRIYYQSVVTAGNGDKIVGEIRNTLIGYRPDLSIDPTSIKISGNPTRIAFRLKNSGDKPAANFNIMVTEGVNASTYKPVGDKLRVGSIPANSDSVLTLLWNAPNAGERKFWFQCDADNQVEESNEGNNVTLATARVVTAEAGTNGPLYLPESNGYIDIPAGAVGRTTTLTWNQGWDDNQTKSAAWSGLLPLKFRFSTGTMLYSYSLADTSQALIKEVTVVALFDPQDAQNQLLVRNHSLRLYGWNARTGTWSGLKSVVDSTQGTVTAMLPASLRAFSLLASQDAEPPVITLSVGGQNFADGDAVSRTPVFTAYMEDASGFDLGGSGIHVTLDHQAVEPGAYSLFQSPDARRSLTLTFSPTLETGSHTLAVEVADINGNPASLEAQFYVDGVFALVSLANHPNPFQQETTIAFNLSETAARIRIGIYTVSGRLIRSYELQGVTGYVEVDWDGTDADGNTVANGVYYLKFVAEQGGKRLERIEKMAKLQ from the coding sequence ATGAAGCGGAGAGCATTCACAAGAAAGCGGAAGTGGAACGTGCGGGTGATTTTCGGCTTGCTGCTGGCTGGGCTGCAAACGGCCTTGACGGCCGCAGACCTGCCCTACCGGTGCACGGTTGTCGAATCGTCCGACCGGGCCCTGGTGTGTGATATCATCTTCGATTCGGTCCAGGTGACCCAATCCTTGAGCAAGGGAGAATGGATCACTGAGGTCGCGCTGCCGGGCGCCTCCTTTACCGATGACTACGATCTGCCGCGTCTCCCGGTCACCAGTCTGGTGCTGGGCGCCCCTGCCAGCGGGCGCGTCCAGCTCACCCGGATCTCCGAAGAAAGCACGACCCGCAGCGTGGGCTCACTCCGTCTGGCCGACAAACCGCTCTATACGCCGGTCGATTCCGAAGGCCGCGAACAGGGGAGGCTCTCTCTGGCCGACCGCGAGGAATGGTATCCGGCGCAAACAGCGGAGCTTGGCCTTGATGGTTTTTTTCGCAGCCAGCGCCTGGTCCAGGTTTATCTCCACCCGGTCCGGTATGCCAGCCGGACCCAGACTCTAACCATCCTGCGCCGGCTGCGGTTGCGGCTCGACTTCGTGACCGAATCCGGGACCTACAGCCTGGCGCGGACGGCTGCGACGCCGGTGGAACCGGTGGAGTGTGAAGAATTCTTGCGGTCCATGCTGGTCAATTACGAATCGAGCAAGCAGTGGCGCAGCGCCGGCAGCGCCCCGGCGGTATTGGCCAAAACCAGTGGTGCTGCGGAGCCGCGTCTGCGGATCGCTATCCGCGAGGACGGCGTTTATGCCATCACCGGCAAGGAACTCGCCGACGCCGGCGTCAGCCTCGCCGCAATCCGTCCCACTGGCCTCAACCTCACGCATCGTGGCAAAAATGTCGCCATGCTGGTGGAGGGTGGCAGCGACGGCCGCTTTGACGCGCAGGACCGGATCATTTTCATCGGCCGTCATAACAGCGCAGAGACCTTTTATTACTCGCAGTATTCCGATAATGCCGTCTACTGGCTGAGCTGGGGGGAGGGCGCGGGCGCTCGCTTCGCCGAAACACCGGCCGCACCACCGCAGAACGCCGCCGATACGCTGAACAGCGGGCAATTCCGGATCCACCTTGAACGGGATCTGCTCTATGAGCGAACCCTCGACAACAGCGATGCCACCCTCGACCATTGGTACTGGGCTTCCGCATCGTCCGACTATGATTTTACCGTGCCGCTCCCGATCGATCATATGGTCCCCGGCGGACCGCTCGAGATGACCGTGAACATGCTCGGCCTGACGCATATTTATCAGGCCAATCCCGATCATCACGTCCGTCTTTATCTCAACGATCAGCAGGTGGATGAGGCCTATTGGGACAACCAGACGGCGGTTACCCGTACCCAGACGATTGCGAATCCGAAGATCCTGGCGGCCAACAACACCCTGCGGTTCAAGTTGCCGCTTGATCTTAAAAATGTCAGCATCGACAAGATCCTGGTCAATTCGATCGATCTCCGCTTCGCCGGCCGGCTGGTGGCGAAAAAGGATTCGCTGCGCGTCCTTCTGCCCGCCAGCGGGATAAGCATGGTACGTCTGGACGGATTTTCCAGTGAACGGATTTACGCCTTCACCGAGGAGGGGCAGATCCTTACCGGCTACCAGATGAAGCGGCAGGGGGGCAGCTGGAGCTGCTATCTCGGCTATCAGGCCGAGGCGCCGCGGAACCTCTACGTCGTCGGCGGCAACCGTCTGGCATCGGTGGCCTCGATCACTCTAGACAATCCCTCCGATCTGCATGACCCGACTAATGGCGCCGATTATATCATCATCACCCACGCCGATTTCAACGCGCAGGCCCAGCGGCTGGCGCAGTACCGCGCCGCTGAGGGATTCCGCACCGCGGTGGTGGATGTGCAGGACATCTATGACGAATTCAACGATGGTATCTACGACCCCAATGCTCTGCGCGATTTCATCTCCTATGCCTATTATAACTGGACCCGTCCTGCGCCGCTCTACGTGCTGCTCTTCGGCACCACCACCCATTTTATGGACAAGCAGGCTGGAGAGCGCCAGGGCTTGAAATCCTTCATCCCGACCCTGATGGTCTATACCAATTCCTGGGGCATGACCTCCTCGGATAATGCTCTGGTCTCGGTGAGCGGCAACGACATTCTGCCGGATCTCTATATTGGCCGATTCCCCGTAAGCGACAGTGAGGGGGCGAACACGGTGGTCCAGAAAACCCTCGATTACGAACAGCAGCCGGTCATCGATGAATGGCGGCGCAGCATCGGCATGGTGTATGCCGAAGGCGACGGCGGCCGCTTCATTCGTGACGCCAACGAACTGATCGCCAAATACACCCCTCTGAGGGTCGTGACGAATCGTCTCACCACCCTGCAGGGTTCAGTCTATTACGGCAATACCGAGACTCTCGCCGGCCTGATCAACAAAGGGCAGAGCCTCGTCAATTTTATCGGCCATGGCGGCGGTGGCGTCTACTTCGATAACGAGCTGTTCAAGATCGAAGATGTCAAACGGCTGAACAACAAGAACCGCTATCCGGTCGTTTTCAGCATGACCTGTTTTGTCGGCCACTTTGATAATCCCGAGATGCCCTCGCTGGGCATGCAGCTGGTGCTCGCCAAGGATCGCGGTGCGGTCGCTCATTTCGGCTCGGCGGCCAAAGCCTCGGCCGATGGCGATTATTATCTGGATATCGCCCTCTTCAACGCCATCTTTGCGGAGAATGCGCGGCGCATGGGTGAAATCATCACCCTTGGCAAACTGCTGTTAATCCAGAAGACCAATGGTTATTGGGACAACGTCCGTCACTTTGTCCTGCTCGGGGATCCGGGCCTTCGCTATCACATTTCCGAGGAGGCGGTCACCATCGAGCCCGCGAAAAGCGCCTGGCTCGATGGTGAGACGATCCATCTCAGCGGCCGGGCCAGCGCCATCAGCCAGGGTACGGCGGTGGTGACTCTAGCCAACGAGGCCGACTCCGTGGTGGCTCGCAAGGAGGTGCCGCTCAGGAATGGCGAGTGGCAGTGCGACCTCATGACCCTCGACACCGCTACCCTCAGCCTGTTCGGCACCGGAAAGGCGACCGCGCGGGTCTTTGTCAGCGACAGCCAGCATGATGCCGCGGCGGCGGTCACTCTTTCTGTGGCAGGGCACGCCCTGGTTGGGATCCAGACCGACCCGGTTTCGCCGGTCCATCAGGAGCCCTTTTATTTCACGGTCACCGTCGATGAAACCGCCCTTGCCAACCGCGGCGGCGTGGCCGGCGTAAGCCTCAACCTCTCCACCAATTCGGTGGAATGGCAGTCGGTAGCCCTGGAACGTCAAACCGGCGGGTTTTGGCGGACGCCGTCCGGCCGCAAGCAGAATGAAGGCTCGCGGATTTATTATCAAAGCGTGGTGACCGCGGGCAATGGTGACAAGATCGTCGGCGAGATCCGTAACACCCTGATCGGCTATCGGCCCGATCTGTCAATCGATCCGACTTCGATTAAGATCTCCGGCAATCCGACCCGCATCGCCTTCCGCCTGAAAAATTCCGGCGACAAGCCGGCGGCCAATTTCAACATCATGGTGACCGAGGGGGTGAATGCCTCCACCTACAAACCGGTTGGCGACAAGCTCAGGGTAGGCTCGATCCCTGCCAACAGCGACTCTGTGCTCACCCTCCTCTGGAACGCTCCCAATGCCGGAGAGCGCAAGTTCTGGTTCCAGTGCGATGCCGACAACCAGGTCGAGGAGAGCAACGAGGGCAATAACGTCACCCTGGCTACCGCTCGGGTGGTAACCGCTGAAGCCGGCACCAACGGGCCGCTCTACCTGCCCGAGAGCAACGGCTACATCGATATTCCGGCCGGAGCGGTAGGCCGGACGACCACCCTGACGTGGAATCAAGGATGGGATGATAACCAGACCAAGTCAGCAGCCTGGTCGGGACTGCTGCCACTCAAATTCCGCTTCTCCACTGGGACCATGCTCTACAGCTATAGCCTCGCCGACACCAGCCAGGCACTGATCAAGGAGGTCACGGTGGTCGCGCTCTTCGATCCGCAGGATGCCCAGAACCAGCTGCTTGTCCGTAACCACAGCCTGCGGTTGTATGGATGGAACGCCCGGACCGGCACCTGGAGCGGATTGAAATCGGTGGTCGATTCCACGCAGGGGACGGTTACCGCCATGCTGCCGGCCTCGCTGCGGGCTTTCAGCTTGTTGGCCAGCCAGGATGCCGAGCCGCCGGTGATCACGCTCAGCGTCGGCGGCCAGAACTTTGCGGATGGCGACGCGGTCTCACGCACGCCGGTCTTTACCGCCTACATGGAGGACGCAAGCGGCTTCGATCTCGGCGGATCGGGGATTCACGTCACCCTCGACCACCAGGCGGTGGAGCCCGGAGCGTATTCGCTCTTCCAGAGCCCCGACGCGCGCCGTTCGCTGACCCTGACCTTTTCGCCCACGCTGGAAACCGGCTCCCACACCCTGGCGGTGGAGGTCGCGGATATCAACGGCAACCCGGCTTCTCTTGAGGCGCAATTCTACGTCGACGGCGTCTTCGCGCTGGTCAGCCTCGCCAATCACCCCAACCCATTCCAGCAGGAGACCACCATCGCTTTCAATCTCAGCGAGACTGCCGCCCGCATCCGGATCGGGATTTATACCGTATCTGGACGGCTGATCCGCAGCTATGAGCTGCAGGGCGTCACGGGTTATGTGGAGGTGGATTGGGATGGAACCGATGCCGACGGCAATACGGTCGCCAATGGAGTCTATTATCTCAAATTCGTCGCTGAACAGGGCGGTAAACGTCTGGAACGTATCGAAAAAATGGCCAAATTGCAATAA
- a CDS encoding glycosyltransferase family 4 protein has protein sequence MKVLLINSVWGGHPGGIESYITQVIQLLHRNGHQVTLAYGRRKGEYIGASLPVTGTYELAGLDQLPGKGNADLPGRLLDLAARVNPDVVFVQDIVHYDALAALQQARPVVVMFHDYRPICLKETRRDFFFPRLCDAPLGYRCLLRGHFLRRPAAGSLWPRLQSLKQARKRLAALQQCHQALAASEYARTAYLCNGFAAERVSTLPLFTAERTFDPISTYPREKVILFVGRLTDRYKGADLLLEVMQRCREEVRLVIAGEGRYAARIRSLAARKEILHRVRFMGWVQGEALQQLYRQAMAVVMPSLWAEPFGLVGLEAMANGTPVIAFEVGGIPQWLRENVTGFMVPWLDTTVMAERIDRLAANPVLVRQMGLAGRERIHSDFSETFYLEGLMACFTRAIARFRSGAAPEGL, from the coding sequence ATGAAGGTACTCCTGATCAACAGCGTCTGGGGCGGTCATCCCGGCGGCATCGAGAGCTATATCACGCAGGTTATCCAGCTGCTCCACCGCAACGGCCATCAGGTCACCCTAGCCTACGGCCGCCGCAAGGGAGAGTATATCGGCGCATCCCTGCCGGTCACAGGCACTTACGAACTTGCCGGCCTGGATCAGCTGCCGGGAAAAGGGAATGCAGATCTGCCCGGCCGACTCCTCGATCTCGCGGCCAGGGTGAACCCCGATGTCGTTTTTGTCCAGGATATCGTCCATTATGACGCATTAGCCGCTCTGCAGCAAGCCCGGCCGGTGGTGGTGATGTTCCATGACTATCGTCCCATCTGCCTCAAGGAGACGCGCCGCGACTTTTTTTTCCCCCGTCTTTGTGATGCCCCCCTCGGATACCGCTGTCTGCTCCGGGGCCATTTCCTCCGCCGCCCGGCAGCAGGATCCCTGTGGCCGCGCCTGCAGAGTCTTAAACAGGCCCGCAAGCGGCTCGCCGCCCTACAGCAGTGTCATCAGGCCCTAGCCGCGAGCGAGTATGCGCGCACGGCCTATCTCTGTAATGGTTTTGCCGCCGAGCGCGTCAGCACCCTCCCCCTCTTCACAGCGGAGCGTACCTTTGACCCCATCTCCACGTACCCGCGGGAAAAGGTGATCCTCTTTGTCGGCCGTCTTACCGATCGCTACAAGGGGGCTGACCTGCTTCTTGAGGTGATGCAGCGCTGCCGGGAAGAGGTCCGTCTGGTGATAGCCGGGGAGGGACGGTATGCTGCCCGCATCCGGTCCCTGGCGGCGAGGAAGGAGATTTTGCACCGGGTGCGCTTTATGGGCTGGGTTCAGGGGGAAGCATTACAACAGCTCTATCGTCAAGCGATGGCGGTGGTGATGCCCTCGCTGTGGGCAGAGCCCTTTGGGCTGGTGGGTCTGGAGGCGATGGCCAACGGCACTCCTGTCATCGCCTTTGAGGTTGGCGGCATCCCGCAGTGGTTGCGTGAAAATGTCACCGGCTTTATGGTGCCCTGGCTCGATACCACCGTCATGGCGGAGCGCATCGACCGTCTCGCCGCCAATCCGGTGCTGGTGCGGCAGATGGGACTCGCCGGCCGGGAGCGCATCCATAGTGATTTTTCGGAGACCTTTTACCTGGAGGGTCTGATGGCCTGCTTTACCCGGGCCATCGCCCGCTTTCGGAGTGGGGCGGCTCCGGAAGGACTCTGA
- a CDS encoding aldo/keto reductase: MKAQITRRHFLKNATTAGLLLGVGGIPASAGTPGDQKREAAVRYRKLGKTGVQMSILGYGAMRTSDPAVIRHALDLGINNFDTARRYMDGHNEEILAKALGDQRKKVVITTKIPVGTSERMRADIEASLTALNTDYIDILLLHGLKRDDEVANPQWLEVLAAAKQAGKIRFAGFSTHNNMAGVIRAAIRGRFFDVVLAAYNFKCEPDLTRAIAEAAAAGLGLIAMKTQAGGYEDAKMGQLNPHQAALKWVLNDPNVCCAIPAMVTFDQLNENFLVMSAPFGWNDRKTLDRYGRVINSRLCRFCTRCSAQCPSGVAISDIQRCLMYAEGYGDEALARTAYAELSPAVNLTACQSCTGCTATCSNGVDIAANLQRAVQRFA; the protein is encoded by the coding sequence ATGAAAGCTCAAATCACCCGCAGACATTTTCTGAAAAATGCGACTACGGCCGGATTACTGCTCGGGGTGGGGGGCATTCCGGCTTCCGCCGGTACGCCCGGCGATCAGAAACGCGAAGCAGCCGTCCGCTACCGCAAACTCGGCAAGACCGGCGTGCAGATGTCCATCCTCGGATATGGCGCCATGCGCACCTCCGATCCGGCCGTCATCCGCCACGCCCTGGATCTCGGCATCAATAATTTCGATACCGCCCGGCGCTATATGGACGGCCACAATGAGGAGATCCTCGCCAAGGCCCTCGGCGACCAGCGTAAAAAAGTGGTCATCACTACCAAAATCCCCGTCGGTACCAGCGAACGGATGCGCGCCGATATCGAGGCCAGTCTGACCGCACTCAACACCGACTATATCGATATCCTCCTGCTGCACGGCCTCAAGCGCGATGACGAGGTGGCGAACCCACAGTGGCTGGAGGTGCTCGCAGCGGCCAAGCAAGCGGGCAAGATTCGCTTCGCCGGATTTTCGACCCATAACAACATGGCCGGGGTCATCCGCGCGGCCATCAGGGGCCGGTTCTTCGATGTCGTACTCGCCGCCTACAATTTCAAATGCGAACCCGATCTGACCCGGGCCATCGCCGAGGCCGCCGCCGCCGGACTGGGCCTCATCGCTATGAAGACTCAGGCCGGCGGCTATGAGGACGCCAAAATGGGCCAACTCAATCCGCATCAGGCGGCCCTCAAATGGGTCCTCAATGATCCCAACGTCTGCTGCGCTATTCCCGCCATGGTCACCTTCGACCAGCTCAACGAGAACTTTTTAGTCATGAGCGCACCGTTCGGCTGGAATGACCGCAAGACGCTCGACCGTTACGGGCGGGTGATCAACAGCCGCCTCTGCCGGTTTTGTACCCGGTGTTCAGCCCAATGCCCCTCCGGGGTCGCCATCAGCGATATCCAGCGCTGCCTGATGTATGCCGAAGGATATGGCGACGAAGCGCTGGCGCGCACCGCCTACGCTGAACTGTCGCCCGCTGTCAATCTCACCGCCTGCCAGAGCTGCACCGGATGCACGGCCACCTGCAGTAATGGCGTGGATATCGCCGCGAATCTCCAGCGCGCCGTGCAGCGTTTTGCCTGA
- the recJ gene encoding single-stranded-DNA-specific exonuclease RecJ, whose protein sequence is MQLRWDILNQVSTEEISKLSQSLRIPPIIARMLLCRGISGSTAAQRFFEPSLDLLYDPFLLHDMQRAVDRLRKAILSDEKILIYGDYDVDGITSVSFLYLILKELGAEVSYYIPDRQSEGYGLSINGIEEARQFGTNLIITVDCGITGHVEIDAAHALGIDVIVCDHHEPGETLPNAYAVIDPKLENSTYPFRELAGVGVTYKLCQGLLLRMEIDLSILENYLELVAIGTAADIVPLVDENRVFVKEGIERLNESENIGIRALLQVAGLGGKEISTGHIVFIIAPRINAVGRMGDAQRAVKLLTTADPDEAMEIANILEQENRHRKNVDEETYSQALTIAEEQYAQGSARSLILHQRGWHPGVIGIVASRVVERFYRPTVLISVDNGVGKGSARSIEGFDLHDALKQCEDLLIGFGGHKYAAGLSIAEEQIPAFHERFEKVAASRLQAEQLIPKLTIDAELRLYEIDALFLKLLRMFAPFGPLNTRPVFMSRNLQVFGTPTIVGGNHLKFKVRDGGAAFEVIGFNMGGMLSRIQQTERALDLVYVIEENEYNGRKTIQLRAKDLR, encoded by the coding sequence ATGCAACTCAGGTGGGATATCCTGAACCAGGTTTCCACAGAAGAGATCAGCAAGCTCTCGCAATCGCTGCGCATTCCCCCCATCATCGCCAGAATGCTGCTTTGCCGCGGCATTTCCGGCAGCACGGCCGCGCAGCGCTTCTTCGAGCCCTCCCTCGACCTGCTCTATGATCCCTTCCTTCTCCACGATATGCAACGCGCCGTGGACCGGCTGCGCAAGGCGATCCTCTCGGATGAAAAAATCCTCATCTATGGCGATTACGACGTCGATGGCATCACCTCGGTCTCCTTCCTCTACCTCATCCTCAAGGAACTGGGAGCGGAGGTCTCCTATTACATCCCGGACCGCCAGAGCGAGGGGTACGGCCTCTCCATCAACGGCATCGAGGAGGCGCGTCAATTCGGCACCAATCTGATTATCACCGTCGACTGCGGCATCACGGGGCATGTCGAGATCGATGCAGCGCACGCCTTGGGGATCGATGTCATCGTTTGCGATCACCATGAACCGGGCGAGACCCTCCCCAACGCCTATGCCGTGATCGACCCCAAGCTAGAAAATTCGACCTATCCTTTCCGCGAACTCGCCGGAGTCGGTGTCACCTACAAGCTGTGCCAGGGGCTGCTGCTGCGCATGGAGATCGATCTCTCGATCCTTGAAAATTATCTTGAACTGGTGGCGATCGGCACCGCTGCCGACATCGTTCCCCTGGTCGACGAAAATCGTGTTTTCGTCAAGGAGGGCATCGAGCGGCTCAATGAGAGTGAGAACATCGGCATCAGGGCCCTGCTCCAGGTGGCGGGATTGGGCGGCAAGGAGATCAGCACCGGTCACATCGTCTTCATCATCGCGCCGCGGATCAACGCCGTGGGCCGTATGGGCGATGCCCAACGGGCGGTCAAGCTGCTCACTACCGCTGATCCGGATGAAGCGATGGAAATCGCCAACATCCTCGAACAGGAAAATCGTCACCGCAAGAATGTCGACGAGGAAACCTACAGCCAGGCCTTGACCATCGCCGAAGAGCAGTATGCCCAGGGCAGCGCCCGCTCGCTCATCCTCCATCAGCGCGGCTGGCACCCGGGGGTTATCGGTATTGTCGCCTCGCGCGTCGTCGAACGCTTTTACCGCCCGACGGTGCTGATCTCGGTGGACAACGGGGTCGGCAAGGGCTCGGCTCGCAGCATCGAGGGATTCGATTTGCACGATGCCTTGAAACAGTGTGAAGATCTGCTGATCGGCTTCGGCGGCCACAAGTATGCGGCCGGGCTCTCGATTGCTGAGGAGCAGATTCCCGCGTTTCATGAGCGCTTCGAAAAGGTCGCGGCGAGCCGCTTGCAGGCGGAGCAGCTCATTCCCAAGCTGACCATCGATGCCGAACTGCGCCTATACGAGATCGATGCCCTGTTTCTCAAATTATTGCGCATGTTCGCCCCCTTCGGACCGTTGAATACGCGTCCGGTCTTTATGAGCCGCAACCTGCAGGTTTTCGGAACCCCCACCATCGTCGGCGGCAACCACCTGAAATTCAAGGTACGCGATGGTGGCGCGGCCTTCGAGGTGATCGGCTTTAATATGGGCGGCATGCTGTCGCGCATCCAGCAAACCGAACGTGCTCTCGATCTGGTTTATGTTATTGAGGAAAATGAATATAACGGCAGGAAAACCATCCAGCTGCGGGCCAAGGATTTACGGTAA
- a CDS encoding branched-chain amino acid transaminase: MDARDEKSKIWMNGKFIPWHEATIHVMSHVIHYGSSVFEGLRCYDTPKGPMIFRLREHIRRLFDSAKIYRMEVPFSQEEIVQACNDLIKVNGFTAAYLRPVAYRGYFSLGVDPRKCPVDVAIGALNWGKYLGDEALAAGVDVRIASWQRFAPNTLPAMAKAAGNYMNSALIKQEANADNYVEGIALDVNGFVSEGSGENVFAVRDGIVHTPPVSASILSGITRDSVLRLCAELGLTVREAPIPRELLYISDEVFFTGSAAEITPIRSIDHYVIGSGKCGPVAAQLQKRFFEYINGEREDRYGWNHYVR; encoded by the coding sequence ATGGATGCAAGAGACGAAAAAAGCAAGATCTGGATGAATGGCAAGTTCATCCCCTGGCATGAAGCGACCATCCATGTCATGTCGCATGTGATCCATTATGGCTCGAGCGTTTTCGAGGGGCTTCGTTGCTACGACACCCCAAAAGGGCCGATGATCTTCCGGCTCCGCGAGCACATCCGCCGTCTTTTTGACTCGGCCAAGATCTACCGGATGGAGGTTCCGTTCAGTCAGGAGGAGATCGTCCAGGCGTGCAACGACCTCATCAAGGTCAACGGCTTTACGGCAGCCTACCTTCGTCCTGTAGCCTATCGCGGTTATTTTTCGCTTGGCGTGGATCCGCGCAAATGCCCGGTCGATGTGGCCATCGGTGCCCTCAATTGGGGCAAGTACCTCGGAGATGAGGCGCTTGCTGCGGGCGTCGATGTTCGCATCGCCTCATGGCAGCGGTTCGCCCCCAACACCCTGCCGGCTATGGCCAAGGCGGCCGGCAATTATATGAACTCGGCCCTGATCAAGCAGGAGGCCAATGCGGATAACTATGTGGAGGGGATCGCCCTCGATGTCAATGGCTTTGTCAGTGAGGGCAGCGGTGAGAATGTCTTCGCCGTCCGCGATGGCATCGTCCACACCCCGCCGGTCTCGGCGAGCATTCTCAGCGGCATCACCCGCGACAGCGTGCTCCGCCTCTGCGCCGAGCTCGGCCTGACAGTGCGGGAAGCCCCCATTCCGCGCGAGCTGCTCTATATCAGCGATGAAGTCTTTTTCACCGGCTCGGCTGCCGAGATCACGCCCATCCGCTCAATCGACCACTATGTGATCGGGTCTGGCAAGTGCGGTCCGGTGGCAGCGCAGCTGCAAAAACGTTTCTTTGAATATATCAACGGGGAACGCGAAGACCGGTATGGCTGGAACCACTATGTCCGCTGA
- the nusB gene encoding transcription antitermination factor NusB, protein MAGTTMSADFSEDEDIYHASAPGSRRRGREIALQGLYAIELSGEAVAKVLRDLMTFHEEESIIRDFARDVVAKAVEHHDELDRLIRQHVTNWDFDRIAIIDRIILRMAICEFLYFFDIPPKVSIDEAIEMSKLYSTEQSGRFVNGILDAVLLDLKKSGQLVKSGRGLQNGSSIEKPETS, encoded by the coding sequence ATGGCTGGAACCACTATGTCCGCTGATTTCAGCGAAGATGAGGACATTTATCACGCCTCGGCGCCCGGCTCGCGGCGGCGCGGACGCGAGATCGCGCTGCAAGGACTGTACGCCATTGAACTCTCAGGCGAAGCGGTAGCCAAGGTCCTCCGCGACCTTATGACCTTCCATGAGGAGGAGAGCATCATCCGGGACTTCGCCCGGGATGTGGTGGCCAAGGCGGTCGAACATCACGACGAGCTGGACCGGCTGATCCGCCAGCACGTCACCAACTGGGACTTTGACCGGATTGCCATCATCGACCGCATCATCCTGCGTATGGCCATCTGCGAGTTTTTGTACTTTTTTGATATTCCCCCCAAGGTCTCCATCGACGAGGCCATCGAGATGTCCAAGCTCTACAGCACCGAGCAGAGCGGCCGGTTCGTCAACGGCATTCTTGACGCGGTGCTTCTTGACCTTAAAAAGAGCGGCCAGCTGGTTAAAAGCGGCCGCGGCCTCCAGAATGGATCCAGCATCGAAAAACCGGAAACATCCTGA